The Artemia franciscana chromosome 13, ASM3288406v1, whole genome shotgun sequence genomic sequence atatttattgtGCTAAcataactttaaaaataaatatgtgcTTGATTCAATATCTAATATCAAAGGAGGGAATAGTGACTACATTTTCTGGcattttacataaaaatttaaatgaaaaacttacCATATGTCATCATTCTGTAAACGAAAGTTTCTTCCTCTTCTTCGGAAAGCGAAACCAATTCCATGCATTGACGCCGGCAAAAGTTTCTTGCATCTACCCAAGGTACTGTAGTATTCTCTAATATTGCATCATCCCAAGAAAACAAATAGGCAGTGTCTCTGAATCTGGAATTGAAGGACCTATGGATACAAAAATCTCGAACAGGACTTTCAACATCGTGTGTATGTAATAGTGCTTCCTCCGCTACTTGTTCTAAAGATTCACTTCTATGTTTGCTTTTTTGGAGTTCATTAAATTCCTCCATTTCGAATGTTCccaaaagatgaaaaatattcatttctttaTCTTGTTTTGGTCttgcaaaaattttgctttgtcCTTGTTCATTtaccatattttcaaaaacatcttCACTTatgctttcatttttttccaaactcGTCAAACCAGACGAAATTAAAGCAGAACTAATAGGATCTATAAAATCCGATTCTGAAAGATACTGGCTTTGCTCTTCTTCGCTAACTCTTTCTTTCAAATCTTCTTCATTGGTTCTTTTGACGGTTTCAGCATCACCTGAATCCGTTAAGATTGTTCTAGGATTGTGAAGAGCTAAGAAATCGATGAAAGACTCTGCGTCAATTTTGTCGTGGTTGTCATTGTCTAAATCATAGTCATCAAAATTTATGTCAGAGTTATTCtgggaaaatatatttatataagtaGATTCTGGAGTTTGTTGAGAGTGTAATTGCTCCTCCATTTTGTTTTCGACAACTTCATCATCAATAACACCCAAACTTTCCACCTGGCTAAGAAAGTCTGAATAAAGAGTACCGTCAAGAGGGGTAGAAgctgcaaaatttttatcagttcCCTTACTAGTATTTCTGTGATatggagaatttttttcaaaatatagataAGACTTTTCTTTAAGGGGTCCTGATGTTGAGTTTTGTATTTCATGTATCCGGATGTCAACTACATTTAGACTTGAATCATGCACAAGAGGGGTAGTGAGTAGTTTTCCCCAACTTTTTTCGTTGTTAATATTGCCCCTGACTTCAGTTCCATCCTCATGTGAATTGATATCTGTTGCAAAGTACATGTTCATTGGATCACCAGCCCTTGGACTGTCCCTATCATTTGAATTCAAAGAAAGCTGGTTAATCACTGGAGCATCTccagtttcaatttttttgggatTCTTTTTCATTATAGGGTCTCTAACATAACCAGGTTTATTCCTGCTATAATCATCTGGTACTTTAATGGACTGCATTACTGGAACATTGTTGACTGACGGTACGAAAGCTTTGGAAAAATATCCTGTTTTCCAGCTGCTTAAGAATGGTCTTTGTGTGATTTGTTGTGATCTGTAAGGATCAGCATAAGTAGCAAAGTTAGTGATAGCATTTGAATGCAAGTAATTATTATTTGGTGAAAGATATGAGTTCTTGGTGTAAATAGATGGATTTGACTGATGAGAGACTTGAGGGGCCGTATAATAAGTAGGGAAAAGGTAAATAAAACCTTGCTTTtgtggtgatttcttttttggaaaatttttctgcTTTCCTTTACTTGTATTTCTAGAAATATATAACCAAGGTTGTTTCAGGATATCCCAGACTAGAGAGCTTTTCTTTTGGGGTGACAGATTTATATTTTGGATTTCATCGTGTTGTT encodes the following:
- the LOC136035095 gene encoding uncharacterized protein LOC136035095; translation: MPLHEILQTINLIASVLQPHLVIHQTPAPASLPHRPSQEPPRFSNSRPPPQPHGPPRHWLPPPPRPLNPKRPMQPIDSRPTLRNNGRPRTVDLVTFPPRPIRFESDGTAFQDDFSRNPAQVEPQHTNEISFIPPPPDAFNPNGELSAAPAGADINAPLTQTLLEPILFESPARAPTVVTSIPEAKRQKRDLIVETTTLKSSEIVVVPSEPLALAKPNLPSRTLVNATRSPKKKVKIPRTRQNKNRTSKLRSKTIKNEGQRKVRSKRLVNFSSVVQRYHDYLSRLIELLFKSDKTQFNTTNDESQNLPEPFTLISSSNNEMYEAILTPKGEQHDEIQNINLSPQKKSSLVWDILKQPWLYISRNTSKGKQKNFPKKKSPQKQGFIYLFPTYYTAPQVSHQSNPSIYTKNSYLSPNNNYLHSNAITNFATYADPYRSQQITQRPFLSSWKTGYFSKAFVPSVNNVPVMQSIKVPDDYSRNKPGYVRDPIMKKNPKKIETGDAPVINQLSLNSNDRDSPRAGDPMNMYFATDINSHEDGTEVRGNINNEKSWGKLLTTPLVHDSSLNVVDIRIHEIQNSTSGPLKEKSYLYFEKNSPYHRNTSKGTDKNFAASTPLDGTLYSDFLSQVESLGVIDDEVVENKMEEQLHSQQTPESTYINIFSQNNSDINFDDYDLDNDNHDKIDAESFIDFLALHNPRTILTDSGDAETVKRTNEEDLKERVSEEEQSQYLSESDFIDPISSALISSGLTSLEKNESISEDVFENMVNEQGQSKIFARPKQDKEMNIFHLLGTFEMEEFNELQKSKHRSESLEQVAEEALLHTHDVESPVRDFCIHRSFNSRFRDTAYLFSWDDAILENTTVPWVDARNFCRRQCMELVSLSEEEEETFVYRMMTYGGVPMAWTSGKFCEGKDCYTTSPWLWSGITSKVVPVTNWLDGQPDNHMGNIGGDLEACAAAEIYGDLAGVSDADCNKSLPFICKDNDDLLRSVGLL